The nucleotide sequence ATGTTATCTAAACAATTGAACTGAAGCAAATAAACTGTTTTATCAGACCAGCATTCAAACAAAAGAGAAGGCCAGGGACCACTGGTGGTTAAGATCTTTGAGCATACTAAAACACAGTAGTATGTATTAAACTAATTTGAACAAAAATAAGCCTATAGAAAGTGAGACATGATTGCTGGAAATGTAGAAATTTAGAATGCTAGTAATCTGATTGGGGAAGTTGGATGTGTCAAAATTAAGGTGACATTTAAATAGGATTTATTTCACTGCTTGCAACTATCTTGAAGACAGTCTTGTTAGAATTAATGAGATCACTTATTGCTATAACTAATTTATATTATGGTTTAATTCTGCCACACTTAAGAGTCTTAGCATAGATTTTTGTTGCTTATGTCAGGTTTTATTGGATTATTATAGAAAAGCAGTGAGAAAATACAAGATGAAAGGAGAGGTACTATGAAAAACTTAGCAAGGCAGGATATATTTATAGGAGCAGTcagtcaatgtaaaaaaaaaaatcagaatgaagTGCTTTAACATACTATTGTTAAAAGACCAAATTGCACTATAGTTTCTCTAatctttttttgttaaattgaaagatttactttatatatttgatGGCACTATGTGTAGTGCCAGTTTCCCCTGGATACGtggtgggtctttcacacaggaATAAAGGcagggcagattttaaaaaacaggaaaatggcaAAACCACAGACTCTGGCAGGTAGTTCAGAAACAGATTTAGTAACaaactatttaattttttaaaactgactagatttcacaTTCATTGTGTCCATTTGAGCTACCAAATATTGTCAAATGTATATACAAATTTATGTAGGAAATATCTTTAAACTAAGCAGTGTTGTATCATATTATAACAAACAATTATTTTGGGGATTAAATCTAGAAAAAATGCTACAATGCTTTAACAAGCAAATTGCTGAGTATCTTTATCTGCACCCAACTTAAACTTCAGAACAGGGATTGGTTATggtagacttggcagaattcaatttttatttatttatttttttataattttgacccATACTCTAAatgtttaagcatttttattgatttaaatgttcacagttgcaagaAATTATTGGAGTTCAGACAATTTTTTAATGATGGATGCCGACATTCAAAAAAGTTcaaactttataactgttaacacaaactgtcaacatcacgtCAAAACACACaatatccttaaaaaaaaaaaatcacattctagtaagttctcaagcagcattcttCTTACTCTGCTTATTTGTAcattttgatggaaatattttcttatCTGTGCATATACGATGAAGTTGATGTTTACAGACATACCAATAAAAACCTAAACATTCCAAGCCTACTTATGGTATAACTTTTAATTCAAACAATTATCCTCCAAATGCTAAAAAATTAAGATTGAGGATATATTTGGCTTTTCAAAATTAGTAAGTTAAAAGATGTGATTTTCAAGAAAAttatacttttgaaaaaaaatttagaaCTAAATGggctaacttttatttttataaaatgaggGCAATTAAAGGAGACTCACCTTGCAAAAGGAATATATGAGAGACTATACCTGAAAAAGGAGAGGAACAATATTTAAAATTGGAGAGGTTTCGTTTGTTTTCTACACATCAATTCAGTATTTTAGTCCAAAATTAACAAAAGCACACTGGTATATTAAACCCTGTAATAGGATTACGTATTCAAAGTACATCCACTTGAAAATAAAAGGATTCTGCAAGAACTAAGTGTGCTGCCAACAGATTCCTGTCTCCTTTTTTCTTTGAATGTTGCTATGTAGTATATAAACTTCCATTGAATATGAATTACACTACAAAATGTAATATGGAGATTTACTATCACTTTAGGATTCTTAACTTTGGTTCCTGAAGACTGATTACTGAACTATATGAAACCTACAATTCTCCCAGAAATCAAGACAGCAAAGACATCATTATCTAGTTTGAATAGAACAAAAGTAGTTTATGCAAATATGTACCTGGTGGTGTGTATAGTGCGCACGCACgcgcacgcgtgcacacacacacacacacacacagagctgtagAGTAAGACTACTGAATGGAATTTTGCTCTTATAGCAACATGTTCTGGCTTCCCTGAAGTGGTAGTTAGACCTGGCCTCAGGTTAGGGTTAGACCCTAACCACCACTTCAGGGAAGCCAGGACTGACACCGGGATGGTGAGAATGGAATCCAAACTGTTCCCGCTTGGAGAGTACACTAATGTGAGCCACATCTGAAGCTGTCTGAGGTGCAGGCGTGCATGCCACACCACATACGTCCACGCTGCCATGTGACCTAGTAGACATAGATGCATCCGGGCTGTCGTCAATGAGTGCGCCGACACTTGGACGATTAAGTCTGTCATGGCTTTGACCCAGacatgaaatggacatgaacaagcactcaaagaagaaattgtGTTTCATTCTCCTACTTATCCTAATCAGACACTGGGATGGATTTTGAATATTGGATATTGAAAGACCACAACTTTATTAGCTTTTAGTTTTAGTTATAAGGCCCTAATCTCCACCAGTCCCCAATTACTCATTATTTACTTGGATCCAGTGCAACATTAAATGGCTTCcgtaacaccaccaccaccaccaccacctcctcctctcagGGTTGCCCTGCTTCAGCCTAAATCCTAAGCATTTAACATACTTCTGAATCCTCCCTCCCATGAGAGGGGATATAAGGCTACATTTGAAAGCCATCTCTCTGCAGGAACTTACTGTCTCCCCTTTTTCCTCCAGACTAATAGGTTTACCAGTTAACTCAGAGTTTTCTTCTGTTTATCTCTGGGAACTAGCCATTTTGAGCCTCACCCTTGCACTGGACACCAAGGGTGCCAGCGAATAGCTTAGCCATACAGCCAAACCCACTGCCCAATATCTGCCTCCCTTTGGTTGGGAGAACTTAGAGTTGGACCACACATTGTCCAGTGTCTGATAAATGTGCCCCTCTTCCCTATTCCAAATACAGGAACACCATACCTGATTTTCCTATATGAAAATCACCacagcccagatccacaaaggaaccTGCATCTCCAAGTCCAAATTTTAGGCACCAATGTGACtcacaacccccaccccatccctgcatTGCACTTAAGCTTCatctgtaaaagttccctaggtgcttAAGTTTCTGCCCCTGGGCACATGCACTGCTGCCTTGCTCTAACCATCCAGATGCCTACCCCCAGTGTGATCCACAAAGACAGGGGAAAACAGGCATTTATCGGCCTCTCTCATCCGTGGGACCCAATCCGGTATGTGTGTTCAGAGCATGCCTATCACATCGGTCCCCAGTCAAAATCCTGCCAGAGGAAGAGGAGTAGGTGGTACCTTCCTTAACTTTAAACCAGTGCTTAGAAGGCTCATTTGGGATGTggaagagctgggttcaattcccccacCTGATGAGAAGAAGAGACTTGAACGGGTTTTCCTCACCTATCAGgagagtaccctaaccactggactatgggatattctgatgtggttCTCCATCAGCCTCTCTTAATTGAAGCTTGTGCACTTTAGatacataaatatttaaacagtCATTAGAGCAAGGGGACTGGACCCTAGGTGTTCCACCTCTCAGGTGGCACCCTACTCATCAGGATATAGAGTCATTCACTCACTCTCAGACCCAGTGAATTAAGCATCACATTTTCTAGCATATATCTAAAGCTATCAGAACATTTGTCTGCAAGATAATTTGAGCTAAATCCTGCCAAACTGCACATACACAACACAATTTAGAGCAATATGCGactgacagaatttggccctatccTTTTTTCACAGGTACCTCTTAATTACATGTCAAGGTTATATGGCAAGTGATAAACAATTcaagataaattttaaaaaaggcttacCAGGTCATTGCTAAGAACTGGAGTACGCAGAATAGCAGGGCCAAACCTTTCTTACCCcactaaaacaaaagaaacattgcAGATTAAAATTGATTTGTATAAAAAAATTTAGTAACGAAAATTACTAGCCTACTCAATCCAGTTCACTCCAAAACCTTAGCTGATCCATGATGGTCAATCTCCTTATTTATGATGGTTTAGGAGCTTAAACAGATCTTTCCCCTTTGCAATAACTATAATCAATTGTTAGACTAATCATTCCAACTAAAGAGCTAATTAGCGTCTTTGCAATTTATGCCTTCACTAGTTATGAAACTCTTCAGAACAAAGAATTCCAACTACCAAACTATTATCTCCTTCATATTCACTATCCATATTTGATCTGTGCAACATTACAGTGTATGTTCTTTTCAGATACACACATTTACCTTCACCCTTGTATTGACACTTGAATTACAAAAGCATAGAACTGAGGTGGCTGAAGATACTATTATACAGAagtttttcatttccattttcctttacTCATTTTAAGATCTTATGTTCTGCAACTCCTTTCCCCACAATATGCAGTTGTAAGAGTGCTCTTGCTCTGTAGCTGAGATGCTCAATGCCATCCATCAACTAAATGCAATTCAAACACCAATGTTGCACACTTCATTTAAACAAATTCCACTTTTAATgaattcataagaacataagaatggccctactgggtcagaccaaaggtccacctagcccagtatcctatcttccaacagtggccagtgccaggtgcccgagagggaatgaacagaacaggtaatcatcaagtgatccatcctgtcgctcattcccagcttctggcaaacagaggctaagtaCACCATTCCTGCCCAAGGTCATCTATTCCTCTGACTCCATTAAGCTTTAATGATACAATCCCAGAACTGCTCTTAAACATTAGATGAACCACAGAGTTAACCACAGCCACAAATCTAGCCAAACCAGCTTGCTCTTAAAAGGGACAGAGGATTTGAGTTAATATCACTTACCCAGAATACAGCACACAGAGTCAATATCAAACACaactgaggaaaaagaaaaatcaatgggTATAGTGTGCAAATATCCAATCAAGCACATAGTTGATATGTTCTCAATAAGTCATCAGCATTTTCAAATGCACCATCGGTAATAAGGAAATCCATAGGCTTTTCTATAGTATCAGTCTGAACTTAATCCTGAGAATTAATGCCAAAAACAGTGTCACCGTGAATCTAGAAGTCACAATATCCATCTTCTGACAAGATAGGCACTAGCCTTATGATGAACAATCCACTGTTAAAAACATCCATTCACAATTATTGTATTTGGCAAATACAGACTTGGTTTCTGCCAATGTTTTTGTCTCCCCAGTAATAGTGAGACGAGGCCCACTAGGGAGCAGCTGTTTtgtattcaataaaaaaaaaaaacaggtttcagagtagcagccgtgttagtctgtatttgcaaaaagaaaaggagtacttgtggcaccttagagactaaaatttattagagcataagctttcgtgagctacagaagtgagctgtagctcacgaaagcttatgctctaataaatttgttagtctctaaggtgccacaagtactccttttcttttaataaaaaaacgTAGATGAAACTTTATTCAAGCAACTCATGTGGCTCTTTATTTCCTAAAAGTTGTCAGTTTGCATTTTAATAGGACGAAAGGAGGATGCCAAGTATATTTAGCTTCAGTATCTTGTAATATGCGATTCCAAAATAGCGTAAGGAACAAATTTATGAACAGAGTAATTTGTTTTTCTAATCAAAATCAAAAGATTTGCAATTTTAAGTACAGTGTCGTTAATTGAAAAGTAGGATTTCCCTTCAGGGCAGAGCATGGGCCATGAAGAGCCTAAAGTATCTTGCTAGAAATACTGTCAATTTCTGTAATGCATAGTTTTTCCTGCATGTTTTACACATTTATGCTTTCCAACTACCTTTTCTTCATGATACACCTTTTCCTTGGTGTAACATTGCAACTAagtgattaaaaatgaaatggtttATAATCCCAGATTAGTCAGAATTTATTTAGTATAAAATGCAGAAATACACAGTTAACCATTGCCTTGGGTTCCTTATCCAACTACATTTCCCCTAATTTGATTTCTGTCCTCTTCACTCCACTGAAACTGTGCTCAAAGtttctaagagcttgtctacatgaataCTTAGCTCCTGGCAAACTGGAGTGTAAACTGACTCCAGAGCTGATCCTCGGGTATGGCAAATCACAGCAACTGCTCTGGGCCCCATGCTTTGAGGAGGCCCCGTACTTCAGTGTGCATCTAGTGCGGGACCAGGCGCCAGCTTTTCAAACTGCCGAGGAGTACTTGACGCCAGGCCCTGCCctcaggccctgtccccacttcaccccttcccccaaggccccatcccaccccctttcctgagcctGCCACATCCCCCCTgaacaccatgaaacagctgtttgtcATGGGtgagaggcacagggagggaaggggaggtgctAATCCATGGGGCTGctagctgctggtgggtgctgagcacccaccattttttcccccccacgggtgctccagccctggagcacccacagaatcaCAGCCTATAGGCTGACTCAGGGGggtggggttagggtgcaggagggcactAGGCAtcagcagatgttactgtgcCTGCTTAGTTTGGGTGAGCACACTCAGTACAACCCTAGATAGGAAATTCTGCCAGGGAGCTGTTTGTGTCACTACACTGGCCCAGGCGGGGGGAGAGCATCCAGGCCGATTTGTCCTGGGCCCCACTATCCCTGTAGGGATGGCCCCGACTGACCCCATACTAGCCTGCTGCATACTAAGTATCCATGTAAACCATGCTGCCATGCACTAACAGTTCCCCAAAGCATTTTAATCTACTGCAGTTTAAAAACTGGATAGATTAAAGTTCACAGGGGGATTTctagtgcatggcagcagggtccacatggacacttaGTGTGTGGCAGactagtgtggggtagatttgTATCCCATCTTGCAGCAAATtaagtgtttgtgtagacaagccctatgtggCCTCTATGGAATGAATAACGTGTAAGTAGTCAAGGTGATGACTACAATGCTTCCATTTTCCTCACTTTTGTCccattttaaattctttgggacaaAAGACTATCTTCCTGTGCAAATGTACAATGCAGAGCACATTGAGAGCTACTGCAACataaagaacattaaaaaagTATTAATAACTATGGTTGCAATGTctagcattcaaaagttaggaaattccagaattaaggtggtctgtgcagccttaatttggcccgtgtgcatatgcattatgacaatctttaattacatgatcacatgctttTCCCCCCTACAGGAaatctgcctcattcagtgtacagaATGGATTTTGCTCACTTAAAAGAGCAGGtatgcaatattttgttttatcataGTTCAGTATGTGGCCCCAGGCCTTCTTTACTGCACTTTTCTAACTCTGCTCTGAAGacacaattattaatttcctcatgggcctTTCTATGGCATTCATCATTATacagagtgcttcacaaatattaatgaattgaTTTTCACAAAACCTTGTGAGATGTTTGggtattatccccatattacagctgtggaactgaggcacagataaatTAAGGTccaaagtatccactaattttgggtgcctaatttgagacTCCCAAGACTGGTTTTTTCAGAGTCTTAGCATTAGATAGCACTTTATGTTCAAAACAtagttgccactgacttcagccaaagtgctcagcacttctgaaactcAGACCCTAGGGTTTTAAGTCAGGCTCCCAGAACACTCAATTAGTGCCCATGTGTGAAAGGGTTATTTTTTAAGTGACTAGCCCAGCATCAcagaggaactctgtggcagaggcagggacagaatctAGAGCTGACCAGACACTGGAATTCCCATTTCATTGGGAGTGGGGAGCCTCCTCccccaaaacatttcagaaaaagttacatttaaaaatgtaacaacTGAAATTTCCTGCAGACTGGGAATTctgatattttgtttcaaaactatATTTCATTTTGACCTTTTTGAAATGTCTGAGGTTCCCCAGGCTGCCCAGGCCCTAGCAGCTCACCAGGCAGTGAAACGGACAGCACGTGGAGACAGGTGTCCCAGGCTGCCAAGGAGCTGGGAACTATTTTCCCCTGGAAAAATTTGATATAGCAAAAAAAgtgaattttccatcagaatatCATTGATGAAgttctcaaccagctctaatagAATCCAGTTATCTAGGGctgcattcaactgccttaaccatgaagccatctttttccttctttcaatCTCCTgattcattcactacacaccttccaactgcTGCAACAAAAAAAGTATGGGTCCTATAGACAGCAGCATCTTTTTCTACACAATgttgcttcagccccagagcaggtccaCCTGGTGCAATGAATGAGACAgatcaagaggggaaaaaatagtatgatcACGTATTTCAAGCCTGCATAATGCATGTGcgctagggcagtggttctcaaactttagcaaactgaggacccccattttgatttttttttttttttttttttttgggagaaCTGCCCCGCTCCCAAGTCCCTCTGCTCAGCCCTTGCCCCAATCCCTTTCCAAGTCctcccccttctccaaggccccgcccctgctcactccatcccccctccctacATCACTCCCTCTTTcccactcactcactttcatcaggctggggcaagggtgtggcttctgggaggaagtttgggtgcaggagggttgcgACACTTACCTTGGTATGCTCCCAAAAGTGactggcacatccctctggctgcagctcctaagtgggtggaggggcagggggtctctgcacactgcccctgcacGCAGGTGCTGTCCCCACAGCTCCGATTGGCCAggaactacagccaatgggagctgcagagtcagcacttGGGGACCctctagccccaccccactccaggggctgcagggacatgcctgccATTTCTGGGAGCAGCAGAATGCCAGGAGAGGTAAGCCTGCTTCCAGCATGCTGGAGGTGTGCctgggagatggaggaggagtTTCTCAGTGGGGCCTggggaccacagtttgagaaacactgcgcTAGGAAACTGATCTAAGGTTACATGGACAACCTTAAtcctggcatttcttaacttttgagtgcttgactttgcaactgttTTGGGGGTGTATTTTCtcgggttttttaaaaaagccaacagaaaaaaattccatcatgtggcatcatatttaTACCCACATGGGTCATAAGCAGGATTGGAACCTTTAGTTCTACTACATAGACCTTTGCCACTTGTGCTGGTGGGTTGTCATCCACTTTGTGGACCAGCAGActgaagggggggtgggggtgggagtgggaagaaGAGATGAGActgccagtgagtttcacagatatttgctgacagtagAGGAATGGTGAAACTAAAGACTCTAGAGTTCCATTCCGGGtgctggaggggagtgtgctctagttGGTCCCTGGAGGCTTAGCCCTTTCTGCCCAGTCCCCTCtaacctgtcccagtcctgtctcttccccaccctggcTTTTCAATCCCAGTTCCAGTCTACCTGCCCAGCCATTGCCAGGTCCATTCCCCACTCAGACTGGGACAAGAAGCTGTGGTGGGTCATTCTGCCCAGCCAGACCCAGTTCTTCTTCTATATCCTGACTCATCATCAGATGTTTCCCATCACCTTGCAGTGTGGCTCTCATCCCCTTTGCATTATATCAGGCAGCTCCATCCTCTATGCCTTCTGAGCCTAGCAGAgggcactgagagcacaggagcagGTCCCTTCTCTTAGTTCCAGTGCCCTACACAGCCTGGGCTGCTGCATCTCAGAGCTACAAATGCAGAGAAAtttctgctcagccccaggctgaAGTTAGCAATGATGCTCTAGCAAGTCTCCTCTGATCACAAGCAATGTGAGATTTCTCAAAGGGTTATAACCAGGCCAAATTagtggcgggggtggggaaaggtattttcacagggatggcaaaagacATACCCTGACACAaaggaaacctgtcaaaatttcAGGTACCTACTCCAGCGCATGCAGGCACTAAAGCCtttcaaaggaaagaaaaaaaattgtttttaaaacatgagaccccccaaaaaaacccaaccaaacaaaaaacccacaccataTTTTTCCTAGCCTCGGGCTCAAACAGCTGTTTTAGGTGAAGTTTTCAGCCTGAGGTtcacacctggcatggaaaatctcagccataaTGATTTAAGTTTGGCAAAATTTATGGGCAACTGAAAATAGAATCTTATAATGAGAAATGTCAGGCAATGTTAAAAGATGGTGTTACTAGTCCAGCACATAATAATCCAATAAAAACTTAATGTGCATCCAGGCAATACCTCTTTCAGGCCAAAGCCTCAGATTTGCTTCCTCCCCTACCCACCATGCAGTAagattttaaagttaaaaaaaaaattagtaaatgtAATTTACCAGCATAACAATTGTAGCAATTAATCTCGTTggctcaaacatttttttcagctgcTTCACAGGCCCCATCAAGAAACACGTACTAACAAAATAAGGACGAAACAGTAAGGCACATTCAAATAATCTTTGCAAGGAATCAAAACAGGTAACTTATAGAGCCATCCAATATTTAAACTAGAGAAAGGCATCACCCTTCAACAGCTACTGATCAGGTCAAAGATTAATCCTCTTTATACATTTGTCCTGGGAATCAGGCTACATGTGTATCTGCTATGTGCTCCCCATTTCCTTCCAAAATATTCCTAGATTTATCAAATGGACACCAGTTTAAATCTAGTCAATCTAGGATGGTCTCAAAATGAAATTCACCAGAATTGAGGAAACCTTGAAGGATTCTAAGTAGGAAGATTTGTCAGGTTGAGTATGACCAATGCCAAACCTGTACagaatttaaatttttgtttaaaaataaaaaaaaagtttctggccCTACCAGTTGCAAAAAAACCTTCAAGCCTCAACTGAGCTGCCAGGCAGTGAAAGTATCTGATGCTATTACACAGTCAAACCTGCAGGGAAACTCCATTCTTAATTTGGTGATGAGATCAAGCATAAAGTAGAGGAACACCTGCAGCAGCCCTTGCTGAATCCTCCAGCCTCTCTCTACCCTGTGCCTAACAAAGGGAATGAAGGTCAGCAGCTCTTCCGTTCTCCTCCTTCCTAGGCTGGGTCTGCTCCTTCCTCATGTTGTCTGGCAAAGAACAGGCTCAGAATAATGCTGTTCTGCCACCCTGCAGCTGGATTCAGCCTTCTCCTCCTAGATATAGGCAAGAAACAAGATATCCAAGATCCTTATCCTTCTCCAGAGAGGGGCCAAAGTTTTCATCTGCTCCAACAGCCCCTGCCTAAATGAGAGTGGTGTTAGAAAAGAATGTCCTACCCCTCCCTGGAAAAATGAGGTCATGGGACTTGTATATTGAGTTGCCAGGACAAGTAGTGAGGTATCTGCTATCTACAGAAGACATGAGATCTGAAATAGAGGTACTGAAGACTGCATGAAGAAGCACTACTGAGATTTCATTGGAGCAAAGAGGAGAGCAgatgaaagaaggaaaaaaaaccctgaagaacTGGTGGGAAGAGAACTGATGAGGTGGGGTGAATGGCAAATTGAGTGGTGTCAGAACTGAGAGTGCAGAACTCAGGATGTCTAAGACAGTCGAGGTTATTTAGCAAGCAAACAGCACGGGGTATTTGTGAGGAACAGGCATGGTGACTGATGTGAGCATATATCCAGATATAGGAGAATGAATCCCGGGACCATGATGGAAGAAAGGGTCTGGGGCCCTTCTCATCTGCAAGAGAATCAAGCCCTAGTAAGTGTGTTTCCAATATAcggtttgggggggggagaagaggtagatTGAACATGTTGATTATGGGAATGATGGGCAAGAAGATTTTAGCACAAGATGGTAAATAAAATATAACCCCAAACAGCCTTGTAAAATTATCTAAAGCAACTTGAGACTACATGTGCCCTTGCGTCCCCCTTGCCAATTTACAGTTTGTGTTACATCTTCCCCATGTTCTAAATGTTTCTCATGCTTTCTGGTGTGTGAAAGTGCCATACAAAGAGAAAAGTAAAAATACAGAGTAAACTGAGAAAAAGACAAGTGAATTTCCTCCTAATCTAAGGTACCGCTTTAAGAGAGCGGTAAGAGCCCAGAtaagatttttaaatttgttaatgttctttaaaagaaaagaaatgaatgaaTTCCAGGATTCCTTCATCTTGGTTCACAAGGAATTAGTATTACTCATTAGGGTTAGCAGCAGCCAAATGGCTAATTTAATTTGGAGTACTGAAAATATATCCTGAGGCAATGAGAGAAACCATATTTCCTCTTCTGTAGGAAGAGGCACAAGAAATTAAGTACACGAGGTGAGGGGGAAGAATCAGTTTTACCTACTTCCaatgtgaaaaaaatcagcatttttaatatatagaatAGATAGTATAACTCAGGGGTCAGCAATCTTTCAggagtggtgtgccgagtcttcatttattcactttaatttaaggtttcgcgtgccagtaatacattttaacattttttaggaGGTCTGTCTATATAACtgaactattgtcgtatgtaaagtaaacaaggttttcaaaatgtttaagaagcttcatttaaaattaaattaaaatgctgatcttacgccgccgg is from Dermochelys coriacea isolate rDerCor1 chromosome 3, rDerCor1.pri.v4, whole genome shotgun sequence and encodes:
- the SFT2D1 gene encoding vesicle transport protein SFT2A isoform X3; translation: MEKLRRVLSGHEDEEQGLTAQGTAFLWLPSGLKLFAVFYTIGNIAALVSTCFLMGPVKQLKKMFEPTRLIATIVMLLCLILTLCAVFWWGKKGLALLFCVLQFLAMTWYSLSYIPFARDAVIKCFTSCLS